The Vibrio syngnathi DNA window AGAATCGCCCATCGCTATAGCCATAACACTGGTGTGCCGAGTAAGCACAACAGGCATAGCCCAACTTACCGCAATCAACTCTGGAGAGAGTTAGGTCTGAGTATCATGCAACATGTTGGTTAGGTTATATATCGACCAAGCCAGCGATAAATTTAGCGATTATTTTTGCGCGAAGCTAACTAGTTCACTGCAAAAGGCATCGGCTTCTGTCATAAACGGGGCATGTGAAGACTGCGTGAAGATATATTGTTCGGTATGAGGCAGCGCGCTACCCAGATCTTTTGCTACTTTGATTGGCACCAATCCATCCAGTCTCCCGTACAAGCGCAGCATAGGCACAGAGATTTGCGGCAGTTGTTCACGGAGGTCAACGTCTGACAGCATTTTCAAACCCGCTAACAAAGAATCAGGATTCGGTAGCGGACGAGACAGCACCGCTTGCTTGAGCTGTTTGACATCTTGTCTTGCAGAAGGGCTGCCCATGGCTTGCAGTGCCATAAAGCGTTCGATGGTGGTTTGGAAATCTTCAACTAGCTGTTCGGTGAATGCGCTTAATACGTTTGGCTGAATGCCTCGCCATAACACCGGCTCTTTTGCCGCGGCGAATTTAGGAGAACTGGCAACAGTCACCAATTTGCTTACGTAATCGGAATGATGCAACGCCATGTGCGTCGCGACCAAGCCTCCGAGTGACCAACCAACCCAAATAGCTTGCTTGGGCGCGTCGGCCAATAGTTGCTGAGCTATCTCTTCAAGATCTTGAGCGTGGCAGTGCGCGCTGTGTCCATACCCTGGTAAATCGACAACATGCACTCGAAAATCAGCTTGTAATGCATCAACGGTTTGTTGCCATACCGCACCGTTCATTCCCCAGCCGTGGACCAGAACCAAATCAGGCCCTTGCCCAGAAACATGCCAATATAACGTGTCACTCATTCTCGATATTCCCTACTTTTTCCATCAGCGATAATCCGCGCTTTTCAGTATTGTGAGCAAAAGGAACACCCTAACCCAAAAGCATCGCAAGCTATGTTATCTGATTGGCTACAAAAACACACACCACGTCTGGTCACACCTCAATGCCATCTGTGCAAGCTAGATAAGTCGCACAGTGATGCTCACCCTCGATGGTGTGATTCTTGTCTTAATCTCTTTGAGTCAGTTCCTCGCTGCCAACGATGTGGTTTAAAAACACTGCTCACAATAGAGCAGTGCGGACAGTGTTTATCTCAACCTCCACCTTGGCATCGTCTCTATTGCGTTGGGGATTACACCTTTCCAACAGCACGTTACATTCAACAAATGAAGTACGCCGATAAGTTTTGGTTTGCACGCGATCTGACAAAGTTATTGGCTTCACGTATCGAGCACCCTGCTCCGCTGATCACCAGTGTCCCTTTGCATTGGCGTCGATATATTCATCGTGGCTTTAATCAAAGTCAGCTGCTTGCTAATTACACAGCTCAAGAACTTGGCGTTGAAGCTGAGGTGCTGTTCCGTCGAATTCGCTCAACGGCTTCTCAGCAAGGGCTGACTAAATCCGCACGATTACACAATCTAAAGAGCGCTTTTACGCTTCGAAAACAAGACTTTCAAGGAGCTATCCCTTCTCACGTCGCGATAATTGATGATGTTGTAACCACAGGCAGTACAGTGTATCAATTATGCCAATTACTACTTGAAGTGGGCGTGAAAAGGATTGATATTTACTGCATCTGCCGCACTCCTGAGCCCTCTGGATAGAAGCTGTGAATCGCTACTTGTACAGCAATCCAACAAAAAAGGGCTGAATTACAAGTCTGACAGGAGTAGAATGGCGCTAATAACCTACAAATCTACTCAGGTATTCGTCGTGTCAAATATTACTATTACAGAAACAGCTCAAACTCACTTTGCCAATCTGCTGTCACAGCAGCCTGAAGGTACAAACATTCGTGTGTTCGTGGTAAACCCAGGCACACAAAACGCTGAGTGTGGTGTTTCTTACTGCCCAACAGATGCTATCGAAGCGTCTGACACTAAGCTTTCTTTCGACGCTTTTTCGGCATACGTAGATGAGTTAAGCCTACCATTCCTAGACGAAGCTGAGATTGACTTCGTGACTGACAAAATGGGCTCTCAACTAACGCTTAAAGCACCAAACGCTAAAATGCGTAAAGTATCAGACGACGCAACTCTGATAGAGCGTGTTGAGTATGCAATCCAAACCCAAGTGAACCCACAGCTTGCTGGCCACGGCGGTCACGTTAGCCTAGTAGAGATCACTGAAGAAGGTGCTGCTATCGTTGCATTCGGCGGTGGTTGTAACGGTTGTTCAATGGTTGATGTAACGCTAAAAGAAGGCATCGAGAAAGAACTTCTTCAACAATTCGAAGGTGAATTGACAGCTGTTCGTGATGCCACTGAACACGATCGTGGTGAGCACTCTTACTACTAATCACTTTACGACTAAGCACTCATACAGTCTTAGCCAGTAGATAGTTAAAGATTCAATCAAAAGGTTGATGCGCAAGCATCAACCTTTTTTTGTGTTTAAAACAGCAAAGCACTTTCGAACCGTCTATTTCTCGTTCAATGCCAATAATAGTGGGGCGTTACCATTTGCAGTAAGGTATTCAAGTGATCGCAATCGGTTCCTGCTCCAATA harbors:
- the bioH gene encoding pimeloyl-ACP methyl ester esterase BioH produces the protein MSDTLYWHVSGQGPDLVLVHGWGMNGAVWQQTVDALQADFRVHVVDLPGYGHSAHCHAQDLEEIAQQLLADAPKQAIWVGWSLGGLVATHMALHHSDYVSKLVTVASSPKFAAAKEPVLWRGIQPNVLSAFTEQLVEDFQTTIERFMALQAMGSPSARQDVKQLKQAVLSRPLPNPDSLLAGLKMLSDVDLREQLPQISVPMLRLYGRLDGLVPIKVAKDLGSALPHTEQYIFTQSSHAPFMTEADAFCSELVSFAQK
- a CDS encoding ComF family protein — encoded protein: MLSDWLQKHTPRLVTPQCHLCKLDKSHSDAHPRWCDSCLNLFESVPRCQRCGLKTLLTIEQCGQCLSQPPPWHRLYCVGDYTFPTARYIQQMKYADKFWFARDLTKLLASRIEHPAPLITSVPLHWRRYIHRGFNQSQLLANYTAQELGVEAEVLFRRIRSTASQQGLTKSARLHNLKSAFTLRKQDFQGAIPSHVAIIDDVVTTGSTVYQLCQLLLEVGVKRIDIYCICRTPEPSG
- the nfuA gene encoding Fe-S biogenesis protein NfuA; this translates as MSNITITETAQTHFANLLSQQPEGTNIRVFVVNPGTQNAECGVSYCPTDAIEASDTKLSFDAFSAYVDELSLPFLDEAEIDFVTDKMGSQLTLKAPNAKMRKVSDDATLIERVEYAIQTQVNPQLAGHGGHVSLVEITEEGAAIVAFGGGCNGCSMVDVTLKEGIEKELLQQFEGELTAVRDATEHDRGEHSYY